GTCCGACGGCGACCAGCGCCATGTAGCTTGCGGCGTAGGAGGCGTTGAACACGGTCTGCAGGAGGAAGTCCGGCATAGTGTATCCCGTTCTGTCATTCGGTTTCAGGTGAGAGGCTGCCGGGCCGGCGCGCGGCCCGGCTCAGCACTCAGGTCCGCTGGTTCCACAACAGGCCGAGATCGGACATGTGCTTGAGCAGCAATTCGCTGTTCTTGTCCCACCACTCCGGTATCGAACGGAATTCGGCGATCGTGGCCTTGCCGTCGCGGATCACCACGACCGGCCAGTCGCCGACGAGCGCATTGTCGATGCCGAACAGCTCCTTGCCCCACCAGCGCGCCTCGCCAAAGGCGTGCTTGCCGGTGCCGCCATCCTTCATGGCCGACAGCACCGCATCGGGCTCGATGCTGCCGGCGCGCTGGGCGGCGTCCGCCCACAGATCGAGGATCGAGGAATATTCCCACGACACCGCCGACCACTCGTTCGCCCCGTAGCGCTTCACATATTCGGCATAGAACTCGTTCGGCTTCCTGAAGTTGATGCGCGGATCGTTCAGCGCCTGATCGTCGAAATCGGGGAACTGGAAGATGACGCCTTCCATGAATTCCTTCGAGGTGCGCTCCACGATGCGCTGGTAGAAATCGAGCGTGCAGGAGATGATCTGCCCCTTGTAGCCTTGCTGGAAGGCCTGCTCGCACAGCGGCTGGACATAGTCGGCATAACAGGTGTCGAGGCACAATATGTCGGGATTGTTGGCCAGAAGCTGCGTCATGACCGGGGCGAAATCGGTGGTGGCCGGGTCAAAGAACAATGGCGGGCTCGCCATCTGGATGCCTGCCGCCTCGAATGCGGCGAGATAGGTGGCGACGGAAGGCTTGCCCAGCGCATCGTCCTGCGCGCAGACCACCGCCGTCTTCAGCTCCGGCCGGTTGGCCGCCAGCCAGTCGACGCCGGTGACGTTGTAGATCGGATGCACCTCGCAGGGCG
Above is a window of Aquamicrobium lusatiense DNA encoding:
- a CDS encoding ABC transporter substrate-binding protein, with translation MKPASSITLNRRTLLTGAASAALLPVVGMPKASFAQDNVVKIGFLAPLTGAVAAWGKPGLDGCRIWADWVNEAGGIEVGGQSYKVELVSYDDEDDAGKARTGATQLIRENDVKFIMMLGGNSWPGVEEIAARQGMMVSTLLPSDLTPDTETLIAPCEVHPIYNVTGVDWLAANRPELKTAVVCAQDDALGKPSVATYLAAFEAAGIQMASPPLFFDPATTDFAPVMTQLLANNPDILCLDTCYADYVQPLCEQAFQQGYKGQIISCTLDFYQRIVERTSKEFMEGVIFQFPDFDDQALNDPRINFRKPNEFYAEYVKRYGANEWSAVSWEYSSILDLWADAAQRAGSIEPDAVLSAMKDGGTGKHAFGEARWWGKELFGIDNALVGDWPVVVIRDGKATIAEFRSIPEWWDKNSELLLKHMSDLGLLWNQRT